In a single window of the Chloroflexota bacterium genome:
- a CDS encoding glycosyltransferase family 2 protein, with translation MARLPHDALAPQPHWTNGASATMTVANQAPLGAPRFTVSVVVCAYTEARWSELTACVRSLQNQTRVPDEIVVVVDHNPSLLERAERLGVAAVPNRHAQGLSGARNTGVEVTRGEVIAFLDDDAEACPDWLEKLLCPLADARVLGVGGAIEPAWVDRQATWLPEEFYWVLGCTHRGAPKRLAPVRNPFGASMCMRREIFQHVGLFRDGIGRNHRAPMGCEETELCIRARRRWKDSVFVFQPDSIVRHRVPGDRVRWRYFVARCYAEGTSKALISRFVGRGAALTEEAAYTARVLPVGVLRGLRDSLVRRDGSGALRAGAIALGFAATVAGYVRGHWGFHHVRRG, from the coding sequence ATGGCCAGGCTGCCGCATGACGCCCTCGCACCACAGCCCCACTGGACCAACGGGGCGTCGGCGACCATGACGGTAGCCAACCAAGCTCCGCTCGGCGCCCCGCGGTTCACCGTTTCGGTTGTCGTCTGCGCATATACGGAAGCTCGATGGTCGGAGCTGACGGCGTGCGTGCGGTCGCTCCAAAACCAGACGCGCGTGCCCGACGAAATCGTCGTCGTCGTCGATCACAACCCGTCGCTCCTTGAGCGCGCCGAGCGTCTTGGGGTGGCCGCCGTGCCGAATCGCCACGCGCAGGGCCTCTCGGGGGCGCGCAACACGGGTGTCGAGGTCACGCGTGGCGAAGTCATCGCCTTCCTGGATGACGACGCCGAGGCTTGCCCGGATTGGCTGGAGAAGCTGCTCTGCCCTCTCGCCGACGCCCGCGTTCTCGGCGTCGGAGGGGCGATCGAGCCCGCGTGGGTCGATCGCCAGGCGACCTGGTTGCCCGAGGAGTTCTATTGGGTGCTCGGCTGTACGCATCGGGGTGCGCCCAAGCGCCTGGCGCCGGTGCGCAATCCATTCGGCGCCAGCATGTGCATGCGCCGCGAAATCTTCCAGCACGTCGGGCTCTTTCGCGACGGAATCGGGCGGAACCATCGCGCGCCGATGGGCTGCGAAGAGACGGAGCTGTGCATTCGCGCGCGCCGGCGTTGGAAGGACAGCGTGTTCGTCTTTCAACCGGATTCGATCGTGCGCCACCGCGTACCGGGCGACCGTGTCCGCTGGCGATATTTTGTGGCGCGCTGCTACGCGGAAGGGACCTCCAAGGCGCTGATCTCCCGATTCGTCGGACGCGGAGCAGCGCTCACCGAGGAGGCGGCCTATACGGCTCGCGTGCTGCCGGTCGGCGTGCTTCGAGGTCTGCGGGACTCGCTGGTCCGACGCGATGGCTCGGGCGCTTTGCGGGCCGGGGCCATCGCGCTCGGATTCGCCGCGACGGTAGCGGGCTACGTTCGTGGCCACTGGGGGTTTCACCATGTGCGCCGCGGTTGA